DNA sequence from the Paraburkholderia azotifigens genome:
ACATAGGTGCCCCCCGGTCCCGGCAGATAGCCCGCAACGCCCGTCGCGCCCGCCATGTCGGGCACCTTGCCCGTGGGCAGACGCACCGTGCGCAGATTCGCTTCGTTGCGCACGACCCAGACGTTGCTGCCCGGCTCGTTATAAATGCTGGTGTCGAGCCAGTCGAGCACCTTGCGCGCGTATTCGGATGTGAACACGGGCGTGACGGGCTGTTTGAGCACGGTATCGAAGATCTCTTGCAACGCTTTCATCGACGCATACTTCGTGCCGGTGAACATGTGATAGTAGATGTCCATTGGCTTGAAGCGGATCGGCGTGTCGGTCATCGCGAAGGTTTCCAGCACGCGTGAAAAACCATAGAACGGCCCGTGCCAGAGGTCCGTATACAACTCTTCGTTCTGGTTCGGCGCGAAGATCTGGAAGTAGCCGTTCTTCATCACGCCGAGCGGTGCAATCGCGGCCCAGCTTGGAAAGCGCTTCGTGATGAGCGTGTCGCCGCCGTTCAGGTTCAGCACGCCGGCTTCATAAGCGGCCTTTAAGACAGGCGAGGGCACCTGGCAGTCGCCGCTCCACAACACCATGCGCACGGGTTTCGACGCAGGCGCGACGTTGCCGTCGATATAGTCGATCGAGCCTTTGATCTCGCGGTCGATATTGAAGCGGTAGCCCGCAATGTCGATCGACAGGCCGCTGCTGTTCGTCTGGCTGCTGCCTTCCGTCGGCGTGTCGCGCGTGTCGGTCACGCCGAGCCCGGTGACGCGCATCCATTGCAGCGGGTGCGTGTAGGTGTGCGTCGCGACTTCGACATTCGGCAATTCAAAGATCTTTCTGCCGATCGCGCGCAAATGCGGGGCGAAGCTTTTGAACGGGCCTTCGTCGCTGACTTCGCCTTCGATCAGCGACACCGTGGTGGGCATGCCCGAATCGCGCAACAGCTGATACAGCATGTCGCCCGAATACTGCGGCGTGATGTCGGTGTTGGCCGGCTTGTTATTGGTGTACTCGGCGCGCGACGCAAACCCGTCACCGTCGATATGCGACATCAGCAGGCGCCCGCCGTTCTCCGTCGTGGTATCGGGCACGGGCATATCGGTATTCAGCCGTAGGGCCGTACGCAGGAATTCGATCGGGTGGGCGACCCAGCGTGCCTGATTCACGGCTTCGAGTTGATAAACGCCGAATGGACGCATTGCATAACCGCCCCAGGGCGTGATGCCCGCGCCATCGATCACGAAGTTTCCCGAACGCAGGCGCAGCAGCGAACGGCTATGCGGCCCGACACGGACCGGCGTGAAATCGCGTGCCGACGGACGCGGCTTCATTTCGAAGCCCATCAGTTTCGGATCGTACGATTCGACGTCGAGCTTGCCATTCGACGGCGCGCCCGTCACCGTTTCGAGGTCGAGCTTCTTCGCGAGGTCGGGGTCCATCTGCGTGCCGAAGGTCGTGAACACGGCAATCGGCATCTTTGCGTCGACCTGCGCGATGAGCCAGTCGCGATAGGCGTTGCTGTTCGGCACCTGGCCTTCGAGCCACAGCACGATGCCTGCATAGCGGTTGCGCAGATCGCCTTCCGGCAGCGGATCGCGCGCGTCGCGATAGTCGATCCGGTAGCCCAGGTAGTTGAGCGGCATCGCGAGGAAGCGCACGCCGGGCGATACGTTCAGGTCGGTGCGCAGCGGCGGATCCTGAATGACCAGAACGCGCCGTTTGACGGGTTCGACAGCGCCGACGCCCATCGTCGCGAGCGCGCCGTCCGTCACGTATGGCACGATGCCTTGCGCCTTGATCTTCGCGATGGTGTCCTGCTGGCAGGCACGATCGGCGGGCGCGCAATAGTCGATCGAAATGACGGGCAGGCGATATTGCTCGCGTATCGTCTTTGCCTGACCGAGCAGCCATGCGCGGTCCTGCTCGGGCACGTCTGTGTAGCGCTGTTGCGCCTGGTTCCAGCCGCGATACAGCGATTCGAACGCAACCGCGTATACGAGATCGTGGACCTGCGGAAGAATCTCGAAGCCGCGATTGAAGATCAGCTTCGCATCGGGATAACGCGCCTTGATCGCGCGAATCACATTCGCGAGTCCTTCCGTCTGGCGTGTGCGTGCTTCATCCGTCTTCGCGACCAGTTGCCACGAATCCATCGTGTCGAGAAAGAATCCGCGATAGCCTTTGTCCCACAGCGGCTTGATCACATGCTCGACAAAGAACGCGGGCCATTCCGGCTGGCTCTGATCGACCACACGCGATGCCCACGATTCATTGCGTCCCGCCAGCCAGCTCTTGGGCAGCGCCGCGTAATAGCTGCGCGACGGCAGAACTTCGCCGACGCTTGCATAAGCGAACCAGGTGGTGTGCGGCAAACGGTGCGCAAGCGGATCGAAGCCGCTATCGGGTTCGACGACGGCGGCGTCGAATGCGGAAAGCATCTCGACGGGCGGCGTCTTGCCGTAATAGAGCGCAAATGAAGGCTGCGCGACAGCTTGTTGAATGTCTTCTGCCAACGCGGCATGAAGGGGCCATGCCAAAGCAATGACGGCCAGCAGCGATGCATGACGGCATGGCACGCCAACGTGCCGCAAGCGCACAGTGCAAGCCGTCAAAGGAAGCATTCGCATGAATGCGCAAATGAATTCCCTCGAATAACGATGCAAGTCGCTTAACGTCATTGACAGTGTTCTGCTATGAAATGGCAGATTGATGTTGTGACGTCTTGTTCTGCTCAATTGCGTCAGCGCCTATGATAGACAACATTCCAGTGTGCGCCTAGCCTCATTCTTGCTTACCAGAAGCGCGCGGTCGCAAACGGAGCACGTGTCCTAAAAGTGAAGCGCTTTTGTATTCGTCTTGCATGGCGGCTTGTGTTAAAGCGAATAAGCCGCTTAAAGACAGCTTAAAGACCGCTTTAAGACCGATTATCGTGCTTTGGCGACGGCTTATCGATCTGGATCACGAAACCGGTGATACCAGTTCATCAACGGCGTGGCAGTGACGCCGTGCAGGATGACGGACGACGTGATGACCGCGAGTGTCAGCGGGACAAGCGGGAGCAGGGCTTGCGTGTGCCCGGCCGGCACCGACTCGAGCGCGAGCGCAAGGTAATAGAAAGACCCGATCCCGCGAATGCCGAACCAGCTCATCAAGCGGCGTTGCGCCTGCGAAGCGCTCGAACCCAACAGCGATGCTTCCACCGCAAAAGGCCGCACCACGAAGAACAGCACGGCGATCAATACGGCGCTTTGCCACGTGAAAAGCGTGCTGCGGGAGGCGGCCAATAATGTGGCCAGTACATTGCCGACGATCATCATCACGGCGACCTCGGCAATACGTTCGAGTTCGATCGTAAAGCCGAGCACCGACTCGGCCATATAGGCGTGAGCCTTTTGCGGATCGGCGGCCGTCGCGACGACGTCTTCGGAATCGACGGTGCCGATCGCTTCGCGCGGCGAACGTCCGCCGCTCGCACGATGCTCGACGCGGCGCATCGCGACGCCCGCAGCGAACACGGCGACGAATCCATTGCAGTGCGCGAGCTGCGCCGCGCCGAATGCAAGCCCGATCAGGCCAAGCGCGAAGAACCCTTCGAGGCCGAGCGCCTGCGCATGCCGCGTGCGCAGCCATGCAACCGAACCGGTCATGATCCAGCCCAGCCCGCCGCCGATAGCAAGACCGCCCGCGATGCCCGCCCCCGATTCGAGCGCAAAGCGCCAGGCTGGCCCGCCGAGGCGGTCCGTCACGTCCGGCGCACACAGCGCGAGGCCGAGCAACGCGAAGGGCAGCGCGATACCGTCGTTCAATCCGCCTTCACCCGATAGAGAAAAGCGCAACAGGTCGAGGTCGCCGGAATCCTGCACCTGGACGTCGTGCGCGAGCACCGGGTCGGTTGGCGCGAGCGTGGCCGCGAGCAGCAGCGACGGACCCCAGTCGAGACCGAGCAGCAGCACGCCCGCGA
Encoded proteins:
- a CDS encoding cation:proton antiporter produces the protein MHAETVWWYLIVGGVLIFMGVAATTFKRLPLSAAMLYLAIGFALGPSGLGLLQLDIARDAHVLRPVVEVALLVSLFAIGLRLRLPLVAPMWALPLRLGFIAMLLTIPLLTLAGVLLLGLDWGPSLLLAATLAPTDPVLAHDVQVQDSGDLDLLRFSLSGEGGLNDGIALPFALLGLALCAPDVTDRLGGPAWRFALESGAGIAGGLAIGGGLGWIMTGSVAWLRTRHAQALGLEGFFALGLIGLAFGAAQLAHCNGFVAVFAAGVAMRRVEHRASGGRSPREAIGTVDSEDVVATAADPQKAHAYMAESVLGFTIELERIAEVAVMMIVGNVLATLLAASRSTLFTWQSAVLIAVLFFVVRPFAVEASLLGSSASQAQRRLMSWFGIRGIGSFYYLALALESVPAGHTQALLPLVPLTLAVITSSVILHGVTATPLMNWYHRFRDPDR
- a CDS encoding bifunctional glycoside hydrolase 114/ polysaccharide deacetylase family protein codes for the protein MTLSDLHRYSREFICAFMRMLPLTACTVRLRHVGVPCRHASLLAVIALAWPLHAALAEDIQQAVAQPSFALYYGKTPPVEMLSAFDAAVVEPDSGFDPLAHRLPHTTWFAYASVGEVLPSRSYYAALPKSWLAGRNESWASRVVDQSQPEWPAFFVEHVIKPLWDKGYRGFFLDTMDSWQLVAKTDEARTRQTEGLANVIRAIKARYPDAKLIFNRGFEILPQVHDLVYAVAFESLYRGWNQAQQRYTDVPEQDRAWLLGQAKTIREQYRLPVISIDYCAPADRACQQDTIAKIKAQGIVPYVTDGALATMGVGAVEPVKRRVLVIQDPPLRTDLNVSPGVRFLAMPLNYLGYRIDYRDARDPLPEGDLRNRYAGIVLWLEGQVPNSNAYRDWLIAQVDAKMPIAVFTTFGTQMDPDLAKKLDLETVTGAPSNGKLDVESYDPKLMGFEMKPRPSARDFTPVRVGPHSRSLLRLRSGNFVIDGAGITPWGGYAMRPFGVYQLEAVNQARWVAHPIEFLRTALRLNTDMPVPDTTTENGGRLLMSHIDGDGFASRAEYTNNKPANTDITPQYSGDMLYQLLRDSGMPTTVSLIEGEVSDEGPFKSFAPHLRAIGRKIFELPNVEVATHTYTHPLQWMRVTGLGVTDTRDTPTEGSSQTNSSGLSIDIAGYRFNIDREIKGSIDYIDGNVAPASKPVRMVLWSGDCQVPSPVLKAAYEAGVLNLNGGDTLITKRFPSWAAIAPLGVMKNGYFQIFAPNQNEELYTDLWHGPFYGFSRVLETFAMTDTPIRFKPMDIYYHMFTGTKYASMKALQEIFDTVLKQPVTPVFTSEYARKVLDWLDTSIYNEPGSNVWVVRNEANLRTVRLPTGKVPDMAGATGVAGYLPGPGGTYVHLTGDGIARFAVIDETAAQRVAQRVAQRAPRPVPYLAEANGMLDHFVRTRSGFSFDLRSHIAPRFRLANAGACRVTKRPITRTANDYRQLHVDVACDT